The following coding sequences are from one Bacteroidota bacterium window:
- a CDS encoding serine hydrolase domain-containing protein produces GQPENANLYDARNEIRALNDAGISASAMDAFIEAQMDAVGMPGLSIAIINDAKIVYHRTFGYKNAQEQTPVDENTTFEAASMSKPILAVLAMHLVEAGKLDLDTPLHTYLPNYDLDYDERYRKITARMVLSHKTGMPNWRYENKGQYLNLRFDPGSQFSYSGEAFEYLGNVLAHIEGGTRKDLQQMIHERIFEPAGVQHGYYMWNAYLEENKASGHITGMANNRYQPQLPSMAGGLQINATDFAAFMISLLKGTGLSPATYDTLFSTQVRLPEDHVFVTNYDQHAWTLGFSEAPTPQGNIYGHGGNNGDFQAHFEFSREQNFGYVFLTNSEVGEQFNFVLRPFLRTGSEEASALYDTYEVVDRRISPYEDDTHKGVELNAFPDDGFAWLRVEGFSTGTIELDIKGANEPGASFVGVAFRGENENAFEGIYFRPFNFVAEGDRRNRMVQYHNLPDHSWRALRGEFPGVYEGQIPNAPDPDGWFHARIEVGEEEISVYVDDNPEPVLVVNSLNERKDGKIGFWVGSNSSGRFANLKITRD; encoded by the coding sequence GGGCAGCCTGAAAATGCAAATTTGTATGATGCAAGAAACGAAATTCGTGCGCTCAATGACGCAGGTATATCTGCGTCGGCCATGGATGCATTTATAGAAGCGCAGATGGATGCAGTAGGCATGCCAGGGCTTTCTATTGCCATCATCAATGATGCAAAAATAGTATATCACCGCACATTTGGCTATAAAAACGCACAGGAGCAAACCCCGGTTGATGAAAATACTACGTTTGAGGCCGCATCGATGAGCAAGCCCATCCTTGCTGTGTTGGCGATGCACCTCGTAGAAGCCGGCAAACTGGACCTGGATACCCCACTCCACACGTACCTGCCGAACTACGACCTGGATTATGATGAGCGCTACCGCAAAATTACTGCGCGGATGGTATTGTCGCATAAAACAGGGATGCCCAACTGGCGCTATGAGAACAAAGGGCAGTACCTGAATTTACGGTTCGACCCCGGATCTCAGTTTTCCTATTCAGGTGAAGCTTTTGAATACCTGGGCAACGTGCTTGCCCATATCGAGGGCGGGACGAGGAAAGACCTGCAGCAGATGATTCATGAACGCATCTTTGAGCCGGCCGGCGTACAGCATGGCTACTACATGTGGAATGCGTATCTCGAAGAAAACAAAGCGAGTGGGCATATTACCGGGATGGCCAACAACCGATACCAGCCCCAACTACCAAGTATGGCCGGCGGACTCCAGATCAACGCGACTGATTTTGCAGCATTCATGATCAGCCTGCTCAAAGGTACCGGGCTTTCACCTGCAACCTACGATACCTTATTTTCTACCCAGGTTCGCTTGCCAGAAGATCACGTGTTTGTAACCAATTACGATCAGCATGCCTGGACGCTGGGTTTCTCTGAAGCGCCAACGCCACAAGGTAATATCTATGGACATGGGGGCAACAACGGTGATTTTCAGGCGCACTTTGAGTTCTCCCGTGAGCAGAACTTTGGCTACGTTTTTCTGACGAACAGCGAAGTCGGGGAGCAATTCAACTTTGTGCTCCGGCCTTTCTTGCGTACCGGCAGCGAAGAAGCATCTGCTTTGTATGACACGTATGAAGTAGTCGACCGCCGCATTTCGCCGTATGAAGACGACACGCATAAAGGTGTGGAACTGAATGCCTTCCCTGATGACGGATTTGCGTGGTTACGCGTTGAAGGCTTTTCGACAGGTACCATTGAACTGGATATCAAAGGCGCGAACGAACCCGGGGCAAGTTTTGTTGGGGTAGCGTTTCGGGGAGAAAATGAAAATGCGTTTGAAGGGATTTATTTTCGTCCATTCAATTTTGTGGCAGAAGGTGACCGTCGCAATCGCATGGTGCAGTATCACAACCTGCCTGATCATTCATGGCGTGCGTTACGCGGTGAATTCCCCGGTGTATATGAAGGCCAGATTCCAAATGCACCCGACCCTGATGGCTGGTTTCATGCGCGCATCGAAGTTGGGGAAGAAG